The segment TCCTACTTGCAATAAAAGCTTCAACCTGCTCAAAGTTTTCAAACATATGTACACCCACTTTTACATCAATTACTAAATAGTATAGCAGAAAGGACGTTCTCAGGTGAATTTACAAGGATGGATTATATATAACGGGAATTTACCCGGTAATAAATTTTTAGATTTTGCTAAATGTATACAAGGTGCTGCAGCAAGGAAGGGCAGCCAAGCAACGATTTATAAAAACAATGAACTGCTTTCTTATCTAGGCACCGGTGAAACCAGTCTGCTACACCAACAAGGACAGACATTGCCTGATTATGTTGTTTTTGCTGATAAGGATATCTATTTGGCAAAACAACTGGAATCTCTGGGAGTTCGTGTATTTAACAGTGCAGTGGCAATTCAGCGCAGTGATGATAAGATTGATTCCTATCAGCATTTAGCCAGTAAAAAATTGCCAATTCCCAAAACGATTATTGCACCAAAGATTTTCTCTAACGCAACATTAGATACAAGCAGTATAAAACCTGCAATTAATACGCTGGGATTTCCAATGATTGTAAAAGAAGCTTTCGGTTCTTTTGGCCAGCAGGTTTATTTAGTACATACCAAAGAAGAATTACAAACAAAAGTTCAGGTCTTACAGGG is part of the Virgibacillus sp. NKC19-16 genome and harbors:
- a CDS encoding ATP-grasp domain-containing protein codes for the protein MNLQGWIIYNGNLPGNKFLDFAKCIQGAAARKGSQATIYKNNELLSYLGTGETSLLHQQGQTLPDYVVFADKDIYLAKQLESLGVRVFNSAVAIQRSDDKIDSYQHLASKKLPIPKTIIAPKIFSNATLDTSSIKPAINTLGFPMIVKEAFGSFGQQVYLVHTKEELQTKVQVLQGKAFLFQEFIASSYGKDMRLHVVGDKVVAAMKRHAADDFRSNVSAGGTMEAYHPTDQEKKLAIAATKAIGADFAGVDLLYGPDQSALICEINSNAHIRNMYDCTGINVADYIMNYILKKN